From Pararhizobium sp. A13:
CAATCGTGCAGGCGAGCATGGCCTCGCCGATCGGCACGGCGCGGATCCCGACGCAGGGGTCGTGGCGGCCCTTGGTGCGGACATCGACATTGTTGCCGTCACTGTCGATCGACTGGCGCTGGGTGAGGATCGAGGAGGTCGGCTTGATGGCGAAGCGGGCGATCACCGGCTGGCCGGTCGAAATGCCGCCCAGGATACCGCCGGCATTGTTCGACAGGAAAATCGGCTTGCCGTCATTGCCCATGCGCATCTCGTCGGCGTTTTCCTCGCCGGTGATTTCGGCTGCGCCGAAACCGTTGCCGATCTCGACGCCCTTGACGGCATTGATCGACATCAGGTTGGAGGCAATGTCCTGGTCGAGCTTGGCATAGATCGGCGCGCCGATGCCGGCGGGGACGCCTTCGGCGATCACTTCGACTACCGCGCCGACCGAAGAGCCGGCCTTGCGAATGCCGTCAAGATACTCTTCCCAGACCGGAACAATCGCCGGATCAGGCGCGAAGAAGGGGTTGTTGCCGACTTCGTTCCAGTCCCAGTTGTCGCGGTTGATCTTGTGCTTGCCGATCTGGACCAGCGCGCCGCGCACCAGAAGTCCCGGCACGACCTTGCGGGCAAGGCCGCCGGCGGCGACCCGCGCCGCCGTCTCACGGGCCGACGAGCGTCCGCCGCCGCGATAGTCGCGAATGCCGTATTTGAGGTCGTAGGTGTAGTCGGCGTGTCCCGGCCGGTAGCTCTTGGCGATTTCCGAATAATCCTTGGAGCGCTGGTCGGTATTCTCGATCATCATCGAGACCGGCGTGCCGGTGGTGATCATCGTCTCGCCATCGGGGTCCAGCATGACGCCGGAGAGCACCTTGACCAGATCGTCCTCGCGGCGCTGGGTGACGAAGCGGGACTGGCCGGGCTTGCGCTTGTCGAGCCAGGCCTGCAACTCGGAAAGCGTGAAGCGGATGCCGGGCGGGCAGCCGTCGATGACGCAGCCAAGCGCGATTCCGTGGCTTTCGCCCCAGGTGGTAACGCGGAAAAGATGACCGAAGGTGTTGTGCGACATGTCCAGAACCGATGTGTAAACCGCCGGCGTTCAAGGCGCCTGCATGCGACATTCATTCGGCCGTGACTATTAGTGGGAAAATGCAGGAAAGGGAAAACCTTTCTGGCAAAATATGGCGATTGGCGCGTGAACAGTGTGTCTCGTCAGGGAAAAAACGGTCAGGACGCCAGTTGCAGGGCTTCGTTGGTGGCGAATGCGACGAATTTCTCGAAAGTCAGCGGCTTAGCGAAGGCATAGCCCTGCAGCAGATCGCAACCGAGCAGCCCGAGCATTTCCGCATGCGCCATGGTCTCCACGCCTTCGGCCACGGTTTCGATGCCGAGCGAGCGGCCGATCTCGATGATCGAGCGGATCAGCGCCTGCTCGCTGCGGGCTTTCAGAATGGGAGCAACGAGCTGCCGGTCGATCTTCAGCCGCTTCGGCTTGATCTTCAAAAGGCTGACGATCGAGGTGTGGCCTGTACCGAAATCATCGATCTCGATATCGATGCCGAGCTTCTTGATACCCTCGATATTGGCGGTGACGATGTCGTCGCTCTCATCGAGGAAGATCGATTCCACCAGTTCGAAAGAGAGCTGGCCCGGCTTGAACGAAAGGCCCTGCAGCGAATTCAAGAGCGTGTCGTCGCTCAATCGCTTGGCCGAGACATTGACGGAAACCTTCGGCACGTCGATGCCCATCGCAGCCCAGCGCATCGCATCGATCAGCGCCCGGTCAAGGACGATCCGGTCGAGCGTGGCAACGACGTTGAGCTCTTCGGCGATCTCAAGGAACGTGTCGGGCGTCAGAACGCCGTCGCGCGGATGGTTCCAGCGGATCAACGCTTCGACGCCGGAAAGGCGTAGGGTTCCTGCCTCGAATTGCGGCTGATACCAGGCGGCGAACTGGTTCTTCTCGATGCCTTCGAGGATTTCGTCTGCAATGCGCTTGGTGGTGATGATTTCCGCCTGCAGCGCCTCGGTGAAGAATTCGCAGCGATTGCGGCCGCTTTCCTTGGCCCGGTAGAGGGCGATATCGGCATTGACCAGAAGCTGGCGTTCATCGATCGCCATGTCGCCGGCAAGTGCGATGCCGATCGAGACACCGAAGCGGCAGGGGAAGCCGTTGTAGTCAACCGGCTGGCGCATCTCGGCGATGATGCGTTCCGAGAGGATCGAGAGAAAGTCCTTGCCCGGCGGGTCGGCGACCAGGACGACGAACTCGTCGCCGCCGATGCGGGCAACCATGTCGCCGTCGCGCACATTGGAGCGCAGAATTTTCGATGCATGCACCAACATCGCATCGCCCGCCGCATGGCCGAGCGTGTCGTTGATCTGTTTGAAGCGGTCGAGATCGATATGCAGGATGGCGATGTTCTGCAGGCCATCCTGGCGTGCAGCCGACAGCGTCTCCAGTTCCATGTCGAGCATGCGGCGATTGCCGAGCCCGGTCAGCGGATCGTGCAGCGCATTATGCTCGATGCGGTCCTTGGCCTCGGCGAGCTCGCCGTTCTTGGCTTCCGCCATCGCCTTCGCAGTCCTCAGTTGCTCGGTCATCAGCACGTCGTCCGTGACGTCCCAGCTGATACCGGTAATCTTCGCCTTGCCGTCGGCGCCGGTATGCGTCGAGCCGACATTGCGCACGTGGCGGACGTTGCCGTCCGGCATGACGATGCGATATTGCGAACGGTATTCGAGGTCTTCATCCAGCGCCTTGAACAAGGTGAGCGAGGCTGAGGTGATGTCGTCGGAATGAACGGTCCGCCGCCAATCGGCGTAGCTTGGTGCGCCATCGCCGGGCGGCAAGCCGTGCAGATGATACATCCGCTTGTCCCAGGAACGACGCTGCGTGTCGAGGTCGATCTCCCAGATGCCGATCTTGGAGGATTCGAGCGCCAGATTGAGCCGGTGCGATACGGTCAGAAGTTCCCGTTCGCGGGATCGCAGCGTGGCAATGTTGCGCTGGCGTTCGTTGACGAGACCGCCGGTCAGTAAAATCGGGGCAATGATGATCGCGGCGGCGATGAGAATGGTGATGTCCAGCCAGGTGCTGTTGTCCGGCTCCTGCGCCCAGCCACTGGCCGGGATCGCCGCAAGCTCCCAGGAGCCGCCGGGAAGACTGAGCTGGCGAATGACCGGGGCCTTCTCGAAGATGTCTGTATCGCCGAAAAAGGCATCCTGAATATTGTTCTTCACCGAGACGTCGCGGATAGCGAGCTGCATGTCGACATGCCGGTGCCCGTGATCGGTTTCGTCGTCGTGCTTACCTTTATCAAGAAGCCGCGCGTTGCTATAGATCTCCTTCTCGTCGATGACGGCTTCGATGAAGCCCCAGAAGGCCACCGTTTCATTG
This genomic window contains:
- the aroC gene encoding chorismate synthase — translated: MSHNTFGHLFRVTTWGESHGIALGCVIDGCPPGIRFTLSELQAWLDKRKPGQSRFVTQRREDDLVKVLSGVMLDPDGETMITTGTPVSMMIENTDQRSKDYSEIAKSYRPGHADYTYDLKYGIRDYRGGGRSSARETAARVAAGGLARKVVPGLLVRGALVQIGKHKINRDNWDWNEVGNNPFFAPDPAIVPVWEEYLDGIRKAGSSVGAVVEVIAEGVPAGIGAPIYAKLDQDIASNLMSINAVKGVEIGNGFGAAEITGEENADEMRMGNDGKPIFLSNNAGGILGGISTGQPVIARFAIKPTSSILTQRQSIDSDGNNVDVRTKGRHDPCVGIRAVPIGEAMLACTIADHYLRDRGQTGRLK
- a CDS encoding EAL domain-containing protein, with the protein product MTKSATIRHRAWTLARLAKPSLFPAVIAAAVVFTGGYFFKEQNRQNFHSELKTNVESELNLISTRLQSEINNNITALRGFANSFSVAPDMPQPVFEQLATKLLLQNPQMVRVSAAPDAVIRMTFPLVGNERMIGTDFKKFRSSRIAVDRAQSKAKPIIAGPVRLPSGRTGFNLFSPVFTKSNETVAFWGFIEAVIDEKEIYSNARLLDKGKHDDETDHGHRHVDMQLAIRDVSVKNNIQDAFFGDTDIFEKAPVIRQLSLPGGSWELAAIPASGWAQEPDNSTWLDITILIAAAIIIAPILLTGGLVNERQRNIATLRSRERELLTVSHRLNLALESSKIGIWEIDLDTQRRSWDKRMYHLHGLPPGDGAPSYADWRRTVHSDDITSASLTLFKALDEDLEYRSQYRIVMPDGNVRHVRNVGSTHTGADGKAKITGISWDVTDDVLMTEQLRTAKAMAEAKNGELAEAKDRIEHNALHDPLTGLGNRRMLDMELETLSAARQDGLQNIAILHIDLDRFKQINDTLGHAAGDAMLVHASKILRSNVRDGDMVARIGGDEFVVLVADPPGKDFLSILSERIIAEMRQPVDYNGFPCRFGVSIGIALAGDMAIDERQLLVNADIALYRAKESGRNRCEFFTEALQAEIITTKRIADEILEGIEKNQFAAWYQPQFEAGTLRLSGVEALIRWNHPRDGVLTPDTFLEIAEELNVVATLDRIVLDRALIDAMRWAAMGIDVPKVSVNVSAKRLSDDTLLNSLQGLSFKPGQLSFELVESIFLDESDDIVTANIEGIKKLGIDIEIDDFGTGHTSIVSLLKIKPKRLKIDRQLVAPILKARSEQALIRSIIEIGRSLGIETVAEGVETMAHAEMLGLLGCDLLQGYAFAKPLTFEKFVAFATNEALQLAS